A segment of the Halovivax limisalsi genome:
GTCGGCTGTTTCGTCGCCGGCGGCGTGACCGGCGTTGCCCTCGCCGTCCCGCCGATCGCCGTCCGGTTCAACGGCACCTACTTCGTCGTCGCGCACTTTCACCTGCTGCTCCCCGGCTTCGTCGGGTTGGGGCTCCTCTCCGGCGTGTACTACTGGTATCCGCTGGCGACCGGCTACCGGTACCACCGCGGCCTTGCCCGCCTGCACGTCCGGCTCACGGTCGTCGGCGTCGCCGTCGCGTTCGGCGCCCTGCTGCTCGCCGGCATCGCCGCCCAGCCCCGCCGCGTCGCGACCTACCGCGGCGCGTACGTCCCACTCCAGCAGCTCGCCACGGCCGGTGCGTACGTTATCGCCGCCGCCCAGCTCGCCTTCCTGGCGACGCTCGCCCGATCGCTCCGGCGGGCCGACCCCGCGCCGGCGGACCCGTGGAGCCTCGCTGACGCGCCGGCACACGCCCGCGAGTGGCGTCGCGATACCGAGAATGCGCGCCGTCGCGCCGAGGGCGATCGCACCGACGGCAGCGGGTAGGGCCTCGCCCACGATCCGATACGCGCCGCGACCCGGTCCCGACGCCGCGTCGACCACGATCGCGGCCGACGACGAACCCATCCCCGGTCGCCGGCTAGTCGAATTGTCGGTAGACACTACGATCCGTAACGACCGAATTACACCACCACTCACCCATGCCATCAACGGAACACACCGACGTCGCGCTGATGCTCGTCCAACTGATCGCGATAACGATTCCCTCGACCGTCGTGCTGGTCAAGCAGTTGCGCCGGTCGGACAACCTGAAGTGGCGGTTCCGAAAGCTGAGCTTCGGGCTCGTCGGCTCGTGTATCGCGTCGCTGATCGCGGCCGCGATCGCCCTCCTGTCGTACTTCGTCGTGAAATTGCAGCTCCCCAATACGATCACCGCGGGTCTCCTGCTCGTGATCGTCGGGCTCCTCCCGCTGGGGGCGTTCATCGCCGTCCTCTATCGGGAACACCGGAAGGAATTCGGCCCCTGAATCGCCACGCCCGGTTCCGGCCGGCCTCGGGTTCGATCCCCGCGCGTGGTATCGGCGGACGTCCCGCCGATGACGCACCGATGGCAAACCGCATGCACCCCGACGCAGACGATGACGACGAATCGCTCGGCGACGGCCCGACGGAGCCCCGTCCGCTCTCCGAGCTGACGGGCTTCAAACGAGACCAGCTGTTCGTCATCCGAAAGCTGGCCGATCGCGATCCGCACGGGCTCGTCATCAAGGACGAACTGAACGGCTACTACGAAGAAGAGATCAACCAGGCGCGCTTTTACAAGAATCTCGGCGAACTCGTCGAGGACGGCTACGTCGAGAAGCGCCCGATCGACGGCCGAACCAACGCCTACCGGCCCACCGACGGTGCCACCGAGCGCCTCGACTCCCACCACGAGTGGCAGCGACGCTGTCTCCGCATCGAACACTGACCGGTCAGCCGTCGGCGGTCGACGTCGCCGACCGCCGACGGCACGATGATTCCACGATGACGACCACTCGAGATCCATCCACCGACGGACCCGACAGCACAGCGCCCGATCTCTGCGCGCCGCGGACGTACGTGTCGAACGCCACGCGTCGGCTCGACGTCCCGGACGAGATCGGCCATCACCTGCACCACGTCGACCGACGCCAGCGCGTGTCGGTGCCCTTCGGGCGCGACGACGGCACCGTCGCGGTCCGCGAGGGCTATCGCGTCCGCCACGACCGGGTGCGCGGCCCGTGCCTCGGACCGCACCGGTATCAGGCGGGCCTCGACGGCGACGAGTTCGCCGGGCTCGCCGTCGCCGCCTCGATCAGCGCCGCGATCGCCGACGTCCCCTTCGGCGGCGCCGCGGGCGGCGTCGCGATCGACCCGTCCGAGCTCTCTCGCGAGGAACGCGCGCGGCTGACGCGATCCTACGCGACCCGCGTTTGCGGCGTGGGGACGAGCGACGACGTCCTCCTGCCGGGCGCCGGCGCCGACGAGCGAACCGTCGCCCGGATCGCTGACGCCGTTTCGGGCAGCGCCGGTGCCCCTGAACGGGGCGCCGTCGTCGGCAAACCGCCGGCGCTCGGCGGGGTCCGATCCGTCGAGCCCGCGGGCGGCTACGGCGCAGCCCACGCGACCCGGGACGTCCTGGAGACGGACCTCGGCCGGCCGCTGACGGAGGCCACGATCGCCGTCTCGGGCGCCACCGTCGTCGGCGACACGACGGCGCGGTTGCTCGACTTCTGGGACGGCACCGTCGTCGCGATGAGCGGCGAGCGCGTCGGCCTCGCGACCGACGACGGCGGGCTCGACCCGAGCGTCGCCGCGAGCCACCTCCAGCGACCGAAGACCGCCCCGTCCTACGAGGGCGGTGAGGTGACCGGGACGGAGAACGTCCTCGAACGCGACGCCGACGCGCTGGTGGTCGCCTCGCCCGCGGCGACGGTCACCGAGGCGAACGCGGAGGCCATCCGCGCCGACCTGGTCGTCGAAGCGAGCGTCGGCGCGGTGACGCCCGGCGGAGCGCAGGTCCTCGGGGAACGCGACGTCCCCGTCGTTCCCGCCGCGCTCGCCTCGACCGGGCGGATGATCGCCGCGTCCCTCGAGTGGCACCGCAGCGTCGGTCGCGACCGGTCGAGCGACGCCCGCGTCGCCACCGAGTTCGAGTACGCGGTCACGAGCGCGATCGACGACGTGCGAGAGCGCCGCGAGCGCTGCGGACTGCGCTGGCGCGAGGCCGCCTACGGCGTCGGCTGCAGTCGTATCGCCGCCGCCCACGAGGTGGTCGCGTGATCGATCGACTCGACGAGTCGGTCACGGACGCGCTCGCGTGGCTCCGGCGCGTCGAACGGAACGGCGACGGGCCCAGGACCGACGGAGGCACTGCCGCCGACGCCGAAGCGGCAGACGCCTCCGCCGGTCAGCGCGGTGCGACCGGTGAGAATGGTCGCGGTGCGAGCGAGGGGACTGGCGCGTGGCGCACCGTCGACGGACCGACCTCGCGGGCGCTCCACGGCGTCGTCCACGGCCAGGACGGCGCGTACGCCGTGGGTGAAGGTGGGATGGTGCTCCGTCGCGGGACCGACGGCTGGCGAATCGTCTTCGAACGTGGCCCCGGCGTGGCGAAGAACACCCTCCGCGACGTCGCCGCGACGGCCGACGGCTGTCGGGTGTGGTTCGCCGGCGACAGCGGCGCACTCGGCTACTTCGACGTGGCCGACGGCCGCAAGAGCGATTACTCCGCCCCGATGGAAAAGACCAGCACGTGGGAGGCGATCGCCGTGGCCGGCAAGACCGGCGAGGAGCGCGTCCGGATCGCGAACGGCTCCGGCGAGGTCCTCGACTGCACCGTCGAGGACGGCTGTCCGACCTGGGGCGAGGTCGTCAAGCCCGGTGGCGGTTCGACGATCAACGCGCTCACCGTCGGCTCGGGAGATTTCTACGCCGTCGACACCAGCGGCGGGGTATATCGCGAGGCCGAGCGGCAGCGAGGCCTCGGAACCGCGAGCCGCGAGGCCGACCGACTGGAGGCTTCGGCCGAGCGGCAGCGAGGCCTCGGAACCGCGAGCGGGGAGCGAGAGCGACCCGCGAGCCGCGAGGGCGCCACCGATGACGGTGACTCGTCGACCGCACCAGGTGGTGACAACGGCTCGGCGATCGAGGACGGACCCACGCCCAGCGAGGGCGGACCGTCCGCGAGCGCCGACGCGGCCGACCGCTGGGAACGCATCGGCGTCGAGAACGCGCAGGTGAACTTCCACGACGTCTGGGCGACCGGGTCGACCGTCTTCGTCGCCGGCGGCGACGGGATCGCCTACCGGTACGACCCCGAGTGCGAGAACTGGACGCCACTGTACGTCGGCGACGGGTCGCTCCGGGCGATCCGCACGCGAGGGGCCGAGCGAATCGCGGCCGCGACCGGCGGCCGGCTCTACGAACGCGACGAGGGCGTTCGCTGGGACGAGCCGGACGTCTCGACCGAAGCGTCGCTGGCCGGACTCGCCCTCGCTCGATCCGGCGAGACGGTCGAGGCGGGCCTGGCCACGACGCCGGTCGACGTCGTCGTCGGCGAAAGCGGCGCGATTCTCGAACGGGAGCACCCGTCAGATGGCGGTTGAGACCCCGTCCGCGTCGATGAGCCGACGGACACCGCCGTTCGACCGTCCATTCCGCGGTCCGATTCATCCCGACGTCCGACCATGCGTTCCGTTTCACTCCGATGATTCCCGACAAACTCCGTTCCTCGCTCGATCGAGTCGCCGTCACCGATCACCGCCTCGTGCGCCGCCTGGGGGACCGCTTCGACGCCCTCGCACCCCCGATTCCCGACACGCTCGTCCTCTCGCTCGCCGCCCTCCTGTGGCTCGTCCTGCTCGCGGGCTGGCTCCCCGATCTCGGCCCGCCGCCGGCGCGGGTCGGCGCGCCCATGGCCGCGCCCGGCGTGCCCGAAGCGATGGCGACGTCGAACGGGCTCGATGGCGCGCTCGCGTACCTCCTCATGTGGGGGACGATGATGCTGGCGATGATGCTGCCGTCGCTGGTCTCCGTCGCTCGCCGAATTCGCGAGGCGGTCTGTCCCACGCCCCGGATCCTCGGCCGGTCCGTCGCCGCCTTCCTGCTGGCCTACGGCCTCGTCTGGACGCTCGTCGGGACCGTGCCGCTGTCGGTCGCGACGCTCCTGGGGCTTCGCGATCTGTTGACCGGGTCCGTCTTCGGGATGGACGCCGGTCGACTCCTCCTCGGCGGCCTGCTCGCGTTCGCGGGCGCCTACCAGTTTACCGGGTTGAAGCGGGACCTCCTGGCCCTGTGCGCTTGCGGACGACCGGTTCCGCACCGCCCGTCTGTCACCTGCATGTTTCGCGACGGTCTCCGGTACGCCGCGAACTGCGTCGGCTGCACCTGGCCCCTGTTCGCCGCGCTGGTCGCGATGGGCTCGATGAACGTGGTCGCCATGGCGGGCGTGACGCTCGTCGTGGTCGTCGAGCGAATCGCGCCGCGGAGCGACGACCTGGCCCGCGCCTGGGGCGTCGTGCTGTTCGGCGCCGCTGCCGTCGCGCTGACCCTCGGCGTTCCGTACTGAAGTGAGACGCCCTCGCGCGCACAGGACGGTGACGCCGGCGGACCGAGTCACTCCAGGCGTTCGAGCACGGCGTCCGTCTCGTAGGACAGCGACAGCGATCGCGAGCGCCCGCGACCCTCGATCTCGGCGTAGTCGGCGTCGATCAGGTCGAGCTGGTCGAGCTTGTTGACGATCTCCGAGTAGCGGGTGTAGCCCAACTCGGTCTCGTCGCGGAAGGCCTCGTAGACGTCGCCGGCCTGGTCGCCGTCGTGTTCCGCGATGACGCGGACCAGCGCCTGCTCCGAATCGGACAGCCCCTGCAGGCTCCGCGAGAGGCTGATGTACTTCGAGGTCTCGTAGGCCGACTCGACGTCGTCCTCGGAGATGGTCTTCGAGCCGCGCATCTCGGCGTTGAGGCCGGCGCGCTTGAAGAGGTCGATGCCGACCCGCAGGTCGCCGCTCTCGGCGGTGAGCTCGGCGACGCGATCGAGGACCGGCGCGGTGACGACGCCCTCGTTGAACCCGCGATCGACGCGTTCGCGGAGGATATCGACGATCTCGCCCTCGTCGTAGACCGGGAAGTAGATGTCCTCCGGTCGGAAGACGCTCTGGACGCGCGCGTCGAGTTCGTTCACGACGTCGAGCGTGGGATCGGAGGAGACGACGATGACGCCGACCTTCGCGCCGGGGTGTTCTTCGTGGGCGCGAAGCAGCGAGTAGAGCGTGTCGGAGGCCTCGTTCTCGTAGAATAGGTAGTTGACGTCGTCGAGCGCGACGACGAGGACGCGATCGTCCTCGACGAGTTGCTCGGCGATCTGGCCGAACAGTTTCTTGAACGAGATGCCCGACGACGGCGGCTCGTAGTCGAAGGTGCCCTCGAACAGGCGAGAGAAGACGGCGTAGCGCGTGGAGTTGACCTGGCAGTTGACCCGGATCGTCCGGACGTCGCGGGTCTCGGCGCCGATCTCGTCGTAGAGGCGCTGGATCGCCGTCGTCTTGCCGGTCCCCGGCGGCCCGCGAACGAGGACGTTGAGCGGGCGCGACCCGCGAACGGCCGGGCGCAGCGCGTACGTGAGACTCTCCATCTGGGAGTCGCGGTGCTTGAACGTCTCCGGAAGGTAGTCGATCTCGAAGACGGACTCGTTGCGAAACACCGTCTCGTCCCAGCCCAGCATCCCCTCGTCGGGGTCCCGTTCCATCACTTTCACCTCGCTCTCGGAGCTACGTCAGTGTTTCGGCGAGCGGGAGCCACGGCGACGTTTGCGGGCGATCGTTGCCGGTGACCGATGGAAATACGTGCGGCCGGGATGGAAGGTGCGACGACGGCCGGTTCACCCGGCTATCGCTCGATCATCACCCAGGAATCATGACGCGAGACGCACCGTCGCGATCGGCGGCCACCCAGCACCGGTTTTGCGCCGCCCTCGCCCTGTTCGTCGTCGGATGGATGCTCGCTCTCGCGGGTGCCGCCCTCGATTCGGTCGAGGAACCAGCGTGGATGGCCGCAGGGACCATCGGCCTCCTCGCACTTTCGGGACTGACGGTCATCTGTTTCGGCCAGTGGAGTTCGTGAACAGGTCGGAGCAGCCCGATGTACGGACAGTCAGACGGTTCGTGAGAGACATTTATCTCCGCTGACAGCCTATGTAGATGCGGTGAATCCAATGTCTACGTCCACCACGTCCCGATTCAGTTCGATCGAATGGCTCGCCATGGTCCTCGTGACCATCGGCGCACTCAACTGGGGCCTCGTCGGCCTCGCCGAGTTCGTCGGCGGCAACCTGAACGTCGTCGACCTCGTCTTCGGTTCGATGCCCGCGCTCGAAGCGGCGATCTACCTCCTGGTCGGCCTCGCCGGCCTCGCGATGGTCGCCGTCGCGACCCGGCGCTACCGCCACCGCGCTGACGAACCCGAGATCGGCGCGTCCGGTACCGCCAGATAACCCTCGTTTTTGATCGGCGACCGGGTGTCGCGACGGAGACGGGTGCGCTGGCTGTCAACACCTTCGATGAACTGGGTTTCGGGTGACGCTCAGTTCGTCGCCACTTCAGGGATAAAACGTTCCACAGGTCCATACCGATTCCCAACCGCAGTCAGTGGTGGAACGGACTGATCGTGGTCGGGTGTGCTGCGCTCCCGAGCGCTCTCCCGAGATGTCGCGCCGATCCACCGCCGCAAGTGGACACCGCACCGACGACCGGGCGAGGGTCTACGAGCGTTGGGGCGCTTCCGGTTCGTCCGGCACGGCCCGTTCGGCGTCCGTCGAGGCGCGCAGGAGCTCCACGGTGAACTGACTTCCCTCGGGGCCGGTCTCGGTCAGGGACACCTCTCCGCCGTACTGGGAGACCAGTGAGTCGACGAGATAGAGGCCGAGGCCGTGCGTGCTCGCGTGGTTCGTATCCCGTTCGAAGAGCGTCTCGCGTTTCTCGGCCGGGATCCCCGGACCGTCGTCTTCGATCTCGACGCGGACGGTTTCCCCTCGCTCTTCCACGGCGATCGAAACGTGTGGGTTCGGGTCGTCGTTGTGTACGACGGCGTTCGAGAGGATGTTGCCGAACACGCGGCCGAGCAATTCGTCGCCGCGGACGCGGACCGACGACGGCATCGCGGTTTCGATCGAGACGTCCTCGTGCGCCCGATTCAGTTTGGTCACCTCCTCCTGCAGCACCGCCGTGAGTTCGACCGCTTCCAGCTCGTGGTCGCCGGCGGCCGTCGCAAGCAGGAAGCGAACGTCGTCGATGACGGCTTCGAGTTCGCCGGCCTCCTCGTGGATGACGGTCGCCCACTCCCGTCCCGCGTCGCTCAGCGGGTCCGCGTCGTCGCGAAGCCGGCACGCGTAGCCGTCGATAATCGCCGCCGAATTCAGGATTTCGTGGCGGAGAATGCTGTTCAGGTAATCGAGCAGGTTTCGCTGTTCTTCGAGCTGTTCGGTTCGAACGGCCTCTCGCTCGGCGACCGTCGCGCGTTCGATCGCTCGCGCTTCGATAATCCCGATCATCAGGCCGACGGCGGTGCCGATAACGGTCGCCCAGCGAAGCCACGAGACGAGCATTTCCGGCGACTCGGGTGGTCTGGTCGGAAGCACCGCCAGGTTCATGGCCAGGAACGTCACGAGCCCACCGAACAGCCACCCGATGAGTCGCGGGTAGCGAGCTGAAGACAAGTCGGACCGGCGCAACCAGAACGGTGCATACAGGATCCCGATCAGAAACGGGAGCATCGAGACGATCCCGACGATGTAGCTGCCGGTGAAGATGAACGACGATCCGAGAGCGTAGAAGAGACAGAATTCGGCGACCAAGCCGAATGCGAACAGCAGTCCGAGGGCGCGGATGATGAGAACCCCCGAAGTTTTTGACAGAGACGAATAGCCGGAGCGCAAATTCACAGTATCGTCGATGGGGCCGATTTCGCTTAGGGCTTCTGGCCTTCGACGACCCGATCCTCGCTCGAACTTCGGTGGCAGCCGCGTGGAACGCGTCGGCGTCCGTTCCGCCGTCCGCGCTCGTCCCGGCCGATTCGCCCCAATCACCCACTTTGTTGCCAGTTTCTCCACGATCAGCTCCGGCGTCGGCCACACGAGGTGGTTCGAGACGGGGAAGCACTCGGTTGTCACCGCGTACACGACGGAAGTTCCGTTCGACGATGGAAGGAGACCAGATCGGCGACCGGACGCAGGTCTGGGCTGCCGTCCGGCCACCCGGTCGTTCGCGCTACGACGACCGCCCAGGCGTCTGGTGTGCGGTCCGACCATCGATCGGTAAACTCCAGCATTCCCGTCCTCGCCACGCAGTCGGAGCAACAGAAGCGGTCGGCGTCGGCGAATCGGTCCGAGGACCCCGTTGGCGGCTGAATCGACACTCGGAAGAGAGTCGCGGTCGCCACGTCCCGATCACACCGAACACACTCGCGGTCGTGGGCCACGAGGGCGAGCGCAAGCGAGCCCTCGGAAACGCGAGCGGGAGCGAAGCGACACGCGAGCCGAGACGGTAGCGCCGGTTCCGCCGCTCGATCGCTCGACGGATTTCATCCCACCGTCCTCCGGGCCGGTTGGGCGAACCGGTCGGTAACGATCGACCCTAGCGCCCCGGAATCTGAAATCGTCGACGGAGAGCGATTCGACTCTTCGGACCACAGGCGGGCGAGAGCTTTTTGTCTCGGTGGTGTGTTGCGTAACATGGCGACCAAAACCCTCCAATCGGGTCTGGAAGCCACGCGTCTCGGGTGCTGGTTCCACCCGGGACATTTCCTGAACGCAGTCCCCTGCGACTGCCGAAGACGCCGGCTTCCAGCGAAGGCTACGGAGTAGTGTCTATCATATCCACCGAGCATATTCGCAATCTAATAGTTTTAGACTCGATCGCGTCCCGGCGCCGAAGGGCACGCGGACGGCACGCCGACCGAGAGCGACGGCGTTCGGTCGTTTCCGCCGAGTCCACCCCGGCGAGCAGGGGC
Coding sequences within it:
- a CDS encoding helix-turn-helix transcriptional regulator; this encodes MANRMHPDADDDDESLGDGPTEPRPLSELTGFKRDQLFVIRKLADRDPHGLVIKDELNGYYEEEINQARFYKNLGELVEDGYVEKRPIDGRTNAYRPTDGATERLDSHHEWQRRCLRIEH
- a CDS encoding Glu/Leu/Phe/Val family dehydrogenase, with translation MTTTRDPSTDGPDSTAPDLCAPRTYVSNATRRLDVPDEIGHHLHHVDRRQRVSVPFGRDDGTVAVREGYRVRHDRVRGPCLGPHRYQAGLDGDEFAGLAVAASISAAIADVPFGGAAGGVAIDPSELSREERARLTRSYATRVCGVGTSDDVLLPGAGADERTVARIADAVSGSAGAPERGAVVGKPPALGGVRSVEPAGGYGAAHATRDVLETDLGRPLTEATIAVSGATVVGDTTARLLDFWDGTVVAMSGERVGLATDDGGLDPSVAASHLQRPKTAPSYEGGEVTGTENVLERDADALVVASPAATVTEANAEAIRADLVVEASVGAVTPGGAQVLGERDVPVVPAALASTGRMIAASLEWHRSVGRDRSSDARVATEFEYAVTSAIDDVRERRERCGLRWREAAYGVGCSRIAAAHEVVA
- a CDS encoding DUF2182 domain-containing protein yields the protein MIPDKLRSSLDRVAVTDHRLVRRLGDRFDALAPPIPDTLVLSLAALLWLVLLAGWLPDLGPPPARVGAPMAAPGVPEAMATSNGLDGALAYLLMWGTMMLAMMLPSLVSVARRIREAVCPTPRILGRSVAAFLLAYGLVWTLVGTVPLSVATLLGLRDLLTGSVFGMDAGRLLLGGLLAFAGAYQFTGLKRDLLALCACGRPVPHRPSVTCMFRDGLRYAANCVGCTWPLFAALVAMGSMNVVAMAGVTLVVVVERIAPRSDDLARAWGVVLFGAAAVALTLGVPY
- a CDS encoding ORC1-type DNA replication protein, coding for MERDPDEGMLGWDETVFRNESVFEIDYLPETFKHRDSQMESLTYALRPAVRGSRPLNVLVRGPPGTGKTTAIQRLYDEIGAETRDVRTIRVNCQVNSTRYAVFSRLFEGTFDYEPPSSGISFKKLFGQIAEQLVEDDRVLVVALDDVNYLFYENEASDTLYSLLRAHEEHPGAKVGVIVVSSDPTLDVVNELDARVQSVFRPEDIYFPVYDEGEIVDILRERVDRGFNEGVVTAPVLDRVAELTAESGDLRVGIDLFKRAGLNAEMRGSKTISEDDVESAYETSKYISLSRSLQGLSDSEQALVRVIAEHDGDQAGDVYEAFRDETELGYTRYSEIVNKLDQLDLIDADYAEIEGRGRSRSLSLSYETDAVLERLE
- a CDS encoding DUF378 domain-containing protein — translated: MSTSTTSRFSSIEWLAMVLVTIGALNWGLVGLAEFVGGNLNVVDLVFGSMPALEAAIYLLVGLAGLAMVAVATRRYRHRADEPEIGASGTAR
- a CDS encoding sensor histidine kinase gives rise to the protein MNLRSGYSSLSKTSGVLIIRALGLLFAFGLVAEFCLFYALGSSFIFTGSYIVGIVSMLPFLIGILYAPFWLRRSDLSSARYPRLIGWLFGGLVTFLAMNLAVLPTRPPESPEMLVSWLRWATVIGTAVGLMIGIIEARAIERATVAEREAVRTEQLEEQRNLLDYLNSILRHEILNSAAIIDGYACRLRDDADPLSDAGREWATVIHEEAGELEAVIDDVRFLLATAAGDHELEAVELTAVLQEEVTKLNRAHEDVSIETAMPSSVRVRGDELLGRVFGNILSNAVVHNDDPNPHVSIAVEERGETVRVEIEDDGPGIPAEKRETLFERDTNHASTHGLGLYLVDSLVSQYGGEVSLTETGPEGSQFTVELLRASTDAERAVPDEPEAPQRS